One Streptomyces sp. NBC_00554 DNA segment encodes these proteins:
- the ilvD gene encoding dihydroxy-acid dehydratase — protein sequence MPELRSRTVTHGRNMAGARALMRASGVPGADIGRKPIIAVANSFTEFVPGHTHLQPVGRIVSEAITAAGGIAREFNTIAVDDGIAMGHGGMLYSLPSRDLIADSVEYMVEAHCADALICISNCDKITPGMLMAALRLNIPTVFVSGGPMESGRATLVDGTVRTLDLVDAISDAVNDKISDEDILRIEENACPTCGSCSGMFTANSMNCLTEAIGLSLPGNGSVLATHTARKGLYEDAARTVVDITRRYYDQDDESVLPRNIATIAAFENAMALDIAMGGSTNTILHLLAAAQEAGVPFGLDEINEVSRRVPCLAKVAPNVAKDRTYYMEDVHRAGGIPALLGELHRGGHLNEDVHSVHSPSLSDWLKTWDVRAGSPSPEALELWYAAPGGVRSSEAFSQSERWEALDEDAEGGCIRSAEHAYSKDGGLAVLKGNLAVDGCVVKTAGVDESIWTFEGPAVVCESQDEAVDKILRKEITHGDVVVIRYEGPKGGPGMQEMLYPTSFLKGRGLGKTCALVTDGRFSGGTSGLSIGHASPEAASGGTIALVKDGDRIRIDIPNRTIELLVSDDELASRRDALNGVYAPANRDRKVSAALRAYAAMATSADKGAVRDVSLLG from the coding sequence ATGCCCGAGCTGAGGTCCCGCACAGTCACCCACGGCCGCAACATGGCGGGCGCACGCGCCCTTATGCGCGCCTCCGGTGTACCGGGCGCGGACATCGGCCGCAAGCCGATCATCGCGGTCGCCAACTCCTTCACGGAGTTCGTGCCGGGTCACACCCACCTCCAGCCGGTCGGCCGGATCGTGAGCGAGGCCATCACCGCCGCCGGAGGCATCGCGCGCGAGTTCAACACCATCGCGGTCGACGACGGCATCGCGATGGGCCACGGCGGAATGCTGTACTCGCTGCCCTCCCGCGACCTGATCGCGGACAGCGTCGAGTACATGGTGGAGGCCCACTGCGCCGACGCCCTGATCTGCATCTCGAACTGCGACAAGATCACCCCCGGCATGCTGATGGCGGCCCTGCGCCTGAACATCCCGACGGTCTTCGTCTCCGGCGGCCCCATGGAGTCCGGCCGCGCGACGCTGGTCGACGGCACGGTCCGTACGCTCGACCTGGTCGACGCGATCTCCGACGCCGTGAACGACAAGATCTCGGACGAGGACATCCTCCGTATCGAGGAGAACGCCTGTCCGACCTGCGGCTCCTGCTCCGGCATGTTCACGGCCAACTCCATGAACTGCCTGACCGAGGCGATCGGCCTGTCCCTCCCCGGCAACGGCTCGGTCCTCGCCACCCACACGGCTCGCAAGGGCCTGTACGAGGACGCGGCCCGCACGGTCGTGGACATCACGCGCCGCTACTACGACCAGGACGACGAGTCGGTCCTGCCCCGCAACATCGCCACCATCGCGGCCTTCGAGAACGCCATGGCCCTGGACATCGCGATGGGCGGCTCCACCAACACGATCCTGCACCTGCTGGCCGCCGCCCAGGAGGCGGGCGTCCCCTTCGGCCTGGACGAGATCAACGAGGTCTCGCGCCGCGTGCCCTGCCTCGCCAAGGTCGCGCCGAACGTCGCCAAGGACCGCACGTACTACATGGAGGACGTGCACCGCGCGGGCGGCATCCCGGCCCTCCTTGGCGAGCTGCACCGCGGCGGCCACCTGAACGAGGACGTCCACTCGGTCCACAGCCCGTCTCTCTCCGACTGGCTGAAGACCTGGGACGTGCGAGCCGGCTCCCCGTCCCCCGAGGCCCTCGAACTCTGGTACGCGGCCCCCGGCGGCGTCCGCTCCTCCGAGGCCTTCTCCCAGTCCGAGCGCTGGGAGGCCCTCGACGAGGACGCGGAGGGCGGCTGCATCCGCTCCGCCGAGCACGCGTACTCCAAGGACGGCGGCCTGGCCGTCCTCAAGGGCAACCTGGCCGTCGACGGCTGCGTCGTGAAGACGGCCGGTGTCGACGAGTCCATCTGGACCTTTGAGGGCCCCGCGGTCGTCTGCGAGTCCCAGGACGAGGCCGTCGACAAGATCCTCCGCAAGGAGATCACCCACGGCGACGTCGTCGTCATCCGCTACGAAGGCCCCAAGGGCGGCCCCGGCATGCAGGAGATGCTCTACCCGACCTCCTTCCTCAAGGGCCGGGGCCTCGGCAAGACCTGCGCCCTCGTCACCGACGGCCGCTTCTCCGGCGGCACCTCCGGCCTGTCCATCGGCCACGCCTCCCCGGAGGCCGCTTCGGGCGGCACGATCGCCCTGGTCAAGGATGGCGACCGCATCCGCATCGACATCCCGAACCGTACGATCGAGCTCCTCGTCTCCGACGACGAACTGGCCTCGCGTCGCGACGCCCTGAACGGCGTCTACGCGCCCGCGAACCGCGACCGCAAGGTCTCCGCCGCGCTCCGTGCGTACGCGGCGATGGCGACCAGTGCGGACAAGGGTGCGGTGCGGGACGTTTCGCTGCTGGGCTGA
- a CDS encoding TetR family transcriptional regulator, giving the protein MTAAGPQDAAAPRRRGRPSRTETEAAPATRDRILDAAREEFSERGYEKTSVRGIAKAAGVDSALVHHYFGTKEQVFEAAIEIAVAPALAASTAVGDGPLDGVGERLTRFMFGVWENPTTRTPLLAIVRSAFNNEAAAAVFRRLLVAQLMRRVAQQLDFPDAELRAELAAAQLVGIAMLRYVIKLEPLASADVERIIERVAPVVQGHLTAP; this is encoded by the coding sequence GTGACGGCCGCCGGCCCGCAGGACGCCGCCGCCCCCCGACGCAGGGGACGCCCTTCCCGTACGGAGACGGAGGCGGCCCCCGCCACCCGTGACCGCATCCTCGACGCGGCCCGCGAGGAGTTCTCCGAGCGGGGGTACGAGAAGACGTCGGTGCGCGGCATCGCCAAGGCCGCGGGTGTGGACTCGGCGCTCGTGCACCACTACTTCGGCACCAAGGAGCAGGTCTTCGAGGCGGCCATCGAGATCGCCGTCGCGCCCGCCCTGGCCGCGTCGACGGCGGTGGGGGACGGCCCGCTGGACGGTGTGGGCGAGCGCCTGACCCGCTTCATGTTCGGGGTCTGGGAGAACCCGACGACCCGTACGCCGTTGCTCGCGATCGTCCGCTCCGCCTTCAACAACGAGGCCGCGGCCGCCGTCTTCCGCCGCCTCCTCGTCGCCCAGCTGATGCGCCGCGTCGCGCAGCAGCTCGACTTCCCCGACGCGGAACTGCGCGCCGAGCTTGCGGCGGCCCAGCTGGTGGGGATCGCGATGCTGCGGTACGTGATCAAGCTGGAGCCGCTGGCCTCGGCGGACGTGGAGCGGATCATCGAGCGGGTGGCGCCGGTGGTGCAGGGGCATCTCACGGCGCCGTGA